One window from the genome of Moorena sp. SIOASIH encodes:
- a CDS encoding AAA family ATPase codes for MKVIAVYHNKGGVGKTTTVVNLGAAIRKNRKKVLVIDLDSQANATFATGLVKFHDEAFDDIKECNILHVLQSEEFFSISEVARKSEFTNPEIDVVPAHIDLMKYELDMNQLDFSLLMLMDKLEDVKTYYDVVIIDTPPSWNLYARIALITADFLIIPSDLKPFSNQGLLNVKDFIRAINGYRKQVKIKPPLKVLGVLPCKIATNNMFIQHTLPKRIKAISERYGFDVMKSVIFDRDDLAKCAEQVEKVDNQDIPSPVSVLDYKPYSMASEEFRSLAQEVLEKIGM; via the coding sequence GTGAAGGTCATTGCAGTATACCATAACAAAGGCGGCGTGGGGAAAACCACGACGGTGGTTAACCTAGGGGCAGCTATCCGAAAAAACCGCAAAAAAGTGCTTGTCATCGATCTTGATAGCCAAGCGAATGCTACCTTTGCTACCGGACTGGTTAAATTTCATGACGAAGCATTTGATGATATCAAAGAGTGTAATATTCTCCATGTTTTGCAATCTGAAGAATTCTTCTCAATCTCGGAAGTAGCTAGAAAATCAGAATTTACCAATCCAGAAATTGATGTGGTTCCTGCTCACATTGATCTGATGAAATATGAGCTTGATATGAATCAGCTTGATTTTAGCCTGCTCATGCTGATGGATAAACTAGAGGATGTTAAAACTTACTATGATGTGGTAATTATTGATACCCCTCCCTCTTGGAATTTATATGCTAGAATTGCTTTGATCACTGCTGACTTTTTAATCATTCCTTCAGACCTCAAGCCTTTTTCTAATCAAGGATTACTGAATGTGAAAGATTTCATCAGAGCGATTAATGGCTATAGAAAACAAGTCAAGATTAAGCCGCCCCTTAAAGTGTTGGGAGTGTTGCCTTGTAAAATCGCAACCAATAATATGTTTATACAGCATACCTTGCCAAAACGGATAAAAGCAATTTCCGAGCGCTATGGCTTTGATGTCATGAAGAGTGTTATTTTCGATCGAGATGATTTGGCCAAGTGTGCTGAACAAGTTGAAAAAGTAGACAATCAGGATATACCGTCTCCTGTGTCTGTGTTGGATTATAAGCCCTATTCTATGGCTTCAGAAGAATTTAGGTCTCTTGCCCAAGAAGTTTTGGAAAAAATAGGCATGTAA
- a CDS encoding TIGR04283 family arsenosugar biosynthesis glycosyltransferase: MIVKISIIIPVLNEASHIADTLATVREASNVEVIVVDGGSDDETVAIAQSMGAKIIAAGTGRASQMNAGAAAATGDILLFLHADTRLPKGFDTLVREGLQDYHTVAGAFELAIDANLRGVRLIERMVNLRSRFCSLPYGDQAIFIKTKVFIDLGGFLNLPIMEDFDLMRRLRNLGKITILSQPVLTSGRRWQTLGVVKTTLINQLVIIAYHLGVSPHRIMGWYRRAKG; the protein is encoded by the coding sequence GTGATAGTAAAAATTTCCATTATCATCCCGGTTCTCAATGAGGCTAGTCACATAGCTGATACTTTGGCTACGGTTAGGGAAGCGTCTAATGTGGAAGTGATTGTGGTAGATGGGGGCAGTGATGATGAAACTGTTGCGATCGCACAATCAATGGGTGCTAAGATTATAGCTGCTGGTACCGGTCGCGCTAGTCAAATGAATGCTGGGGCTGCGGCGGCTACGGGAGATATTCTGCTGTTTCTCCACGCTGATACCCGTTTACCTAAAGGATTTGATACGTTAGTTCGCGAAGGGTTACAAGACTATCACACCGTGGCTGGTGCCTTTGAATTAGCTATTGATGCTAACCTGCGGGGGGTAAGGCTGATTGAACGGATGGTGAATTTGCGATCGCGTTTTTGCTCCCTGCCCTACGGTGATCAGGCCATCTTTATCAAGACTAAGGTGTTTATAGACCTTGGTGGTTTTCTGAATCTACCGATTATGGAAGATTTTGACTTAATGCGACGCCTCCGCAACCTAGGTAAAATAACTATCCTTAGTCAACCTGTGCTAACATCAGGACGCCGCTGGCAGACCTTAGGGGTTGTGAAAACTACATTAATTAACCAACTGGTGATCATTGCCTATCATTTGGGCGTTTCTCCTCACCGGATTATGGGTTGGTATCGTCGGGCAAAAGGATGA
- a CDS encoding ParA family protein yields MSKLGYTISIVNMKGGVGKTTTTVNLATCLAKDYGMRVLIVDLDTQINATLSLMPPVQFAKLKKEDRTLKKIINQVIQSPTQAYIPVEQAIQRNICRVDGLDLLPGDIETYNDFLLAALLFSQSKDNPQEFENNWNQLENYLVKRALEPVQQTYDFILLDFPPSENIITRSGIIASDFYIIPAKPEPLSVVGIGILEEGQIKKLVQSDRSGITLIGILFFSLGHATNMATQVKNRLTDNFGKDKIFSIEIPRNVAVAKAVDEFRPVVVNEPQAPGAKAFTQFTQEFIQKLSNIITNKSKK; encoded by the coding sequence TTGTCAAAACTGGGATACACCATTTCTATAGTCAATATGAAAGGCGGTGTTGGCAAGACTACCACCACCGTCAACCTTGCTACCTGTCTTGCCAAAGATTATGGCATGCGAGTATTAATCGTTGATCTCGATACCCAGATTAATGCTACCCTAAGCCTGATGCCTCCAGTGCAATTTGCTAAACTAAAGAAGGAAGACCGAACCTTAAAAAAAATAATTAATCAAGTAATTCAGTCACCGACTCAGGCATATATTCCCGTTGAACAAGCGATTCAGCGCAATATTTGTCGAGTAGATGGACTAGATTTATTGCCAGGGGATATCGAAACCTACAATGATTTTCTATTGGCTGCATTGCTGTTTTCTCAGTCAAAGGATAATCCCCAAGAGTTTGAAAACAACTGGAATCAGCTAGAAAACTATTTAGTTAAGCGTGCCCTAGAGCCAGTTCAACAAACCTACGATTTTATTCTATTGGATTTCCCTCCAAGTGAGAATATTATCACTCGTAGTGGAATTATTGCTAGTGATTTTTATATCATTCCTGCCAAACCTGAACCCTTATCAGTGGTTGGGATTGGCATCCTGGAAGAAGGTCAGATCAAAAAGCTCGTACAAAGCGATCGCTCTGGGATAACCCTGATTGGGATTCTGTTTTTCTCCCTTGGTCACGCCACCAATATGGCTACACAAGTCAAGAACCGATTGACCGATAATTTTGGGAAAGACAAAATTTTTAGTATAGAAATTCCCAGGAATGTTGCAGTTGCCAAAGCCGTGGATGAGTTTCGACCTGTGGTCGTCAATGAACCCCAAGCACCAGGAGCCAAAGCCTTTACTCAATTCACTCAAGAATTTATCCAAAAATTATCGAATATTATAACAAATAAATCCAAGAAATAG
- the zds gene encoding 9,9'-di-cis-zeta-carotene desaturase, giving the protein MRLAIVGAGLAGMATAVELVDAGHEVEIFESRPFVGGKVGSWVDKDGNHIEMGLHVFFGCYYNLFDLMKKVGAFQFLRLKEHTHTFINQDGRKGELDFRFITGAPFNGLKAFFTTSQLSLQDKLQNSIALGISPLVRGLIDFDGAMKTIRDLDAVSFADWFRGHGGSDGSLKRMWNPIAYALGFIDTENISARCMLTIFQLFAARTEASVLRMLEGSPHEYLHKPIIKYLEERGAKIHTRRQVREILFTETPEETRVTGLVIAKGETEETITADGYVCAVDVPGVQRLLPKSWRKWSDFDNIYKLDTVPVATVQLRFDGWVTELHDAEKRQQLQEAAGMDNLLYTPDADFSCFADLALTSPGDYYKAGEGSLMQLVLTPGDPFIRQSNDAIAKHVLHQVHNLFPSSRDLTMTWYSVVKLAQSLYREAPGMDPYRPNQKTPIPNFFLAGSYTQQDYIDSMEGATLSGRRAAKAIESLVN; this is encoded by the coding sequence ATGCGCTTAGCAATCGTTGGTGCGGGGCTCGCGGGCATGGCCACAGCAGTAGAGTTAGTGGATGCTGGTCATGAGGTGGAAATTTTTGAATCCCGTCCCTTTGTGGGGGGAAAGGTGGGCAGCTGGGTAGATAAGGATGGCAATCACATCGAAATGGGGTTGCATGTCTTCTTTGGCTGCTATTACAACCTGTTTGACCTAATGAAGAAGGTGGGAGCGTTCCAGTTTCTGCGCCTGAAGGAGCATACTCACACCTTTATTAATCAGGATGGACGCAAGGGTGAGCTAGACTTTCGCTTCATTACTGGTGCTCCTTTTAATGGCCTAAAAGCCTTTTTTACCACCTCCCAACTCTCCCTCCAGGATAAGCTGCAAAACTCCATTGCTCTGGGGATTAGCCCTCTGGTGCGTGGCTTGATAGATTTCGATGGCGCAATGAAAACGATTCGTGACCTAGATGCGGTCAGTTTCGCTGATTGGTTTCGCGGTCATGGTGGTTCCGACGGTAGTTTAAAGCGGATGTGGAATCCCATTGCCTATGCTCTGGGTTTCATCGATACCGAGAATATTTCTGCCCGTTGTATGCTGACGATATTCCAGTTATTTGCTGCTAGAACCGAAGCATCGGTACTACGAATGCTGGAAGGCTCTCCTCATGAGTACCTCCATAAACCAATTATTAAGTATTTAGAGGAAAGAGGAGCAAAAATCCACACTCGCCGCCAAGTCAGGGAAATTCTGTTTACGGAAACCCCAGAGGAAACCCGAGTCACTGGTTTAGTAATTGCCAAAGGGGAAACTGAAGAAACCATAACGGCTGATGGCTATGTCTGTGCCGTTGATGTGCCTGGTGTTCAACGGCTGTTACCCAAATCATGGCGCAAGTGGTCCGATTTCGATAATATCTACAAGCTGGATACGGTACCAGTGGCCACCGTCCAACTACGATTTGATGGCTGGGTCACAGAGCTTCATGATGCTGAGAAACGCCAGCAACTCCAAGAAGCAGCAGGGATGGATAATCTACTGTATACTCCCGATGCTGACTTTTCCTGCTTTGCTGATTTAGCTCTCACTAGTCCTGGTGACTATTACAAAGCGGGTGAAGGGTCACTGATGCAGTTGGTACTAACCCCAGGAGACCCATTTATCCGACAAAGTAATGATGCGATCGCAAAACATGTGCTTCACCAAGTCCATAACTTGTTTCCCTCCTCACGAGACTTGACCATGACCTGGTATAGTGTCGTAAAACTCGCTCAGTCTCTATACCGAGAAGCCCCTGGCATGGACCCCTATCGCCCTAACCAAAAGACACCAATCCCTAATTTCTTCCTAGCCGGTAGCTATACCCAACAAGACTATATCGATAGTATGGAAGGAGCTACCCTATCCGGGCGTCGTGCTGCTAAGGCGATTGAGTCTTTGGTTAATTGA
- a CDS encoding TspO/MBR family protein — protein sequence MIKSWMVIAAVTLLVALGGNLITRPAGMRWFYRLRRPQWLTFEGAIPLIWITIFICGGWSAYIVWENDPGSRSTWLLMGLYLLLEIITIAYTPVMFLFRSLTVGTIIGGTGALLSIILALLIYPVSIVAFLLLLPYMIWSPIGTYTTWQMRRLNPGAA from the coding sequence ATGATTAAATCTTGGATGGTAATTGCAGCGGTAACCCTGCTAGTAGCATTGGGTGGTAACTTAATCACCAGACCGGCAGGAATGAGATGGTTCTATCGCCTACGTCGTCCACAATGGCTAACCTTCGAGGGAGCAATTCCCCTAATCTGGATAACTATCTTTATTTGCGGTGGTTGGTCAGCCTATATAGTTTGGGAAAATGACCCAGGTAGCCGAAGCACCTGGTTGCTGATGGGTTTATATCTACTACTAGAAATCATCACCATCGCTTATACACCCGTGATGTTCCTATTTCGTAGCCTAACCGTTGGCACCATTATTGGTGGCACAGGTGCCTTATTAAGTATTATCCTGGCTTTACTGATTTATCCCGTATCTATCGTGGCGTTTTTGTTGCTACTTCCCTACATGATTTGGAGTCCAATTGGGACCTATACTACCTGGCAAATGAGGCGACTTAATCCAGGAGCAGCATAA
- a CDS encoding pentapeptide repeat-containing protein, with the protein MNIKLPLIMAAILAATIPIALHLSSAQPVSISLKTNDNSSKTIQHQQAKTKKLELMLKNKTCVECDLMGIDLTGLDLSGVDFSRADFSQANLSDSNLEKAKLKDAKVIGARLENAKLTSADLDGADFKDTNLKGADLSDANLLNIRLANADLSTAILNRTELREADLTGANMEHADLSHASIYGAILREANLTGANLYKANLRYANLQDAVLKGTNLKGADLQFAVMPDGKTVYGTDDY; encoded by the coding sequence ATGAACATTAAACTACCTTTAATCATGGCTGCCATCTTAGCGGCAACTATACCAATTGCTCTTCATCTATCATCTGCGCAACCGGTCAGCATATCCCTAAAAACTAATGATAACTCCAGTAAGACCATTCAACATCAACAAGCCAAGACAAAAAAGCTTGAATTAATGTTAAAAAACAAGACCTGTGTAGAGTGTGATCTCATGGGTATTGATTTGACTGGACTTGACTTAAGTGGAGTTGACTTTAGCAGAGCTGACTTTAGCCAAGCTAACTTATCCGATAGTAACCTAGAGAAGGCTAAACTCAAAGATGCTAAAGTGATTGGTGCTCGTTTGGAAAATGCGAAGTTAACCTCTGCTGACTTAGATGGCGCTGATTTTAAAGATACTAACTTGAAAGGTGCCGATCTCAGTGATGCTAATCTGCTCAATATCCGATTGGCTAATGCTGATTTAAGTACTGCTATTCTTAATCGTACTGAGCTTCGAGAAGCTGACTTGACTGGTGCCAATATGGAGCATGCTGACTTGAGTCATGCTAGTATTTATGGTGCAATTTTGAGGGAGGCTAATCTCACTGGTGCTAACCTTTATAAAGCAAATTTGCGTTACGCCAATTTGCAAGATGCGGTATTGAAGGGCACTAATCTAAAGGGCGCTGATTTACAATTTGCTGTGATGCCTGATGGGAAAACTGTTTATGGAACGGATGATTACTAA
- a CDS encoding RNA-guided endonuclease TnpB family protein → MRHKAIKVRIYPTQEQVQILAQHFGCARWWWNYGLNECIETYKATGKGLKQSALNSMLPKLKKQKETEWLKDCYSQVLQSVSLNLSRAYQNFFEGRAKYPRFKSYHHRQSIQYPQNVKQVGNCLKFPGKLGTVKARIHRPLDGDIKTVTVSRDPSGKYYASVLMEYESTDVKLSKEGKVIGIDLGIKDFAITYDGEKTSKFGNPKHLAKYEKKLTRKQRIAARKKKGSSGRRKARKIVAKVYERIGNVRQDYLHKLSRKIVDQNQVVVVENLNVKGMVRNHKLAKAISDLSWGTFVNFLSYKCGKEGKVLVEIDRWFPSSLTCSNCHYRIKELPLDVRSWICPSCGTHHDRDGNAAKNIRAEGIRMLSSSGTGEVNASGEEVRPKRGRPSKLRRSSVKLEAPTST, encoded by the coding sequence GTGAGACATAAAGCCATCAAAGTAAGAATTTATCCCACACAAGAGCAAGTTCAAATATTAGCTCAGCATTTTGGATGCGCTCGCTGGTGGTGGAACTATGGACTAAATGAGTGCATAGAAACTTACAAGGCAACTGGAAAAGGACTAAAACAATCTGCGCTCAATTCCATGCTGCCAAAACTCAAAAAACAAAAAGAGACTGAATGGCTAAAGGACTGTTACTCCCAGGTATTACAATCTGTAAGTCTCAACCTTAGTCGTGCATATCAGAATTTTTTTGAAGGCAGAGCAAAATATCCTAGATTCAAGTCATATCATCATCGCCAATCAATTCAGTACCCTCAAAATGTCAAACAAGTGGGTAACTGCCTTAAGTTCCCTGGAAAACTAGGAACTGTCAAAGCAAGAATTCATCGGCCACTAGACGGGGATATCAAAACTGTAACAGTAAGCAGAGACCCTTCTGGTAAGTATTACGCTTCTGTTTTGATGGAATACGAATCAACAGATGTGAAACTATCTAAGGAAGGGAAAGTAATTGGTATTGATTTGGGTATCAAGGATTTTGCGATTACCTACGATGGCGAAAAGACTTCTAAATTTGGAAATCCTAAACATTTAGCTAAATACGAAAAGAAGCTAACTAGGAAACAACGTATTGCTGCCCGCAAGAAAAAAGGAAGTAGTGGGCGAAGGAAAGCTAGAAAGATTGTAGCTAAGGTATATGAACGTATTGGAAATGTCCGCCAAGACTACCTTCATAAACTATCTAGGAAAATCGTAGACCAGAACCAGGTAGTGGTAGTTGAAAACCTAAATGTCAAGGGCATGGTTCGTAACCATAAATTAGCTAAAGCAATCTCTGATCTGAGTTGGGGAACTTTTGTAAATTTCCTCTCTTATAAATGCGGAAAAGAAGGAAAAGTACTGGTCGAGATAGATCGGTGGTTTCCCAGCTCATTAACCTGCTCTAATTGTCATTACCGAATCAAAGAGTTGCCACTAGATGTAAGATCTTGGATTTGTCCAAGTTGTGGCACTCATCACGATAGAGACGGTAATGCGGCCAAGAATATTAGAGCAGAAGGTATCAGAATGCTATCCTCCTCTGGGACGGGGGAGGTCAACGCCAGTGGAGAAGAAGTAAGACCAAAGCGAGGACGTCCGTCTAAGCTAAGGCGTTCTTCCGTGAAACTGGAAGCCCCAACCTCTACGTAG
- the lipA gene encoding lipoyl synthase: MTTQKQWRSEITALPSWLRRPIGNASDISTVQRIIKQRQIHTICEEGRCPNRGECYSQKTATFLLMGPTCTRSCAFCQVDKGHAPMALDPEEPQKVAESVQLLGLRYVVLTSVARDDLPDQGAGWFVATMDAIRQLNPGTEIEVLTADFWGGKGEQDQTSAELQQQRIATVVEAKPACYNHNIETVQRLQGKVRRGAQYQRSLDVLSIVKQLNPAIPTKSGLMLGHGETKAEVIEAMADLGKIGCDRITLGQYMRPSLQHLPVQKYWTPEEFDELGAIARDMGFAHVRSGPLVRSSYHAGES, translated from the coding sequence ATGACTACACAAAAACAATGGCGTTCAGAAATTACTGCACTTCCGTCTTGGTTGCGACGTCCGATTGGTAATGCTAGTGACATCTCAACGGTGCAGCGGATTATTAAACAACGGCAGATTCACACCATTTGTGAAGAGGGACGTTGCCCGAACCGAGGTGAGTGCTATTCTCAGAAAACCGCTACATTTTTGTTGATGGGACCGACGTGTACACGGTCTTGTGCATTTTGTCAAGTGGATAAAGGTCATGCTCCCATGGCCCTAGACCCAGAGGAGCCCCAGAAAGTAGCGGAATCGGTACAGTTATTGGGGTTGCGGTATGTGGTGCTGACCTCTGTGGCTCGGGATGATTTGCCAGACCAGGGTGCCGGTTGGTTTGTGGCTACGATGGATGCAATCCGCCAACTCAATCCAGGTACTGAGATAGAAGTGCTAACGGCAGATTTCTGGGGGGGTAAAGGTGAGCAGGATCAAACCTCAGCAGAGTTGCAACAGCAACGGATAGCCACGGTGGTGGAGGCCAAGCCAGCCTGTTACAACCACAATATTGAAACAGTGCAGCGCTTACAGGGCAAGGTGCGCCGAGGAGCACAATATCAGCGATCCCTTGATGTGCTCAGCATTGTCAAGCAACTCAATCCCGCCATTCCCACTAAGTCCGGATTAATGTTGGGCCATGGGGAAACCAAAGCAGAAGTGATTGAGGCGATGGCGGATTTAGGTAAGATTGGATGCGATCGCATCACCCTCGGTCAATATATGCGTCCCTCCCTCCAACATCTGCCGGTACAAAAATACTGGACACCGGAAGAGTTTGATGAGCTAGGTGCGATCGCACGGGATATGGGATTTGCCCATGTTCGTTCCGGTCCTTTGGTTCGTAGTTCGTACCATGCTGGGGAAAGTTGA
- a CDS encoding SRPBCC family protein: MSDWLEHSVQVEVEVPIELAWELWSDLEQMPRWMKWIDSVQVLEDDPDLSRWKLASMGFEFSWLSRILKLVPHQIIQWESVDGLPNRGAVRFYDRKDSSIVKLTIAYGIPGILGQLMDNLFLGNLVESTIQEDLERFRDYALKVKG; this comes from the coding sequence ATGTCTGATTGGCTGGAACATAGTGTACAAGTTGAAGTAGAAGTTCCCATTGAGTTAGCGTGGGAGCTTTGGTCTGATTTAGAGCAAATGCCCCGGTGGATGAAGTGGATTGACTCAGTGCAAGTCCTAGAAGACGATCCTGACTTATCCCGGTGGAAACTTGCCAGTATGGGTTTTGAGTTTAGCTGGCTCTCTCGAATTCTGAAATTAGTTCCACACCAGATTATTCAGTGGGAATCAGTAGATGGTTTGCCCAATCGAGGTGCAGTGCGCTTCTACGACCGTAAAGATAGCAGTATCGTTAAGCTGACCATTGCTTACGGCATTCCCGGCATTCTTGGTCAGTTAATGGATAACTTATTTTTAGGTAACTTAGTTGAGTCTACCATCCAGGAAGATTTAGAACGATTCCGGGATTATGCCTTGAAGGTTAAAGGGTAG
- a CDS encoding TIGR04282 family arsenosugar biosynthesis glycosyltransferase — MIVTERLIIFSRYPEPGKTKTRMIPALGADGAANLQRRMTEHTVAQVKELTTGRPVSVEIHFAGGNQQLMENWLGSNLVYKPQSDGDLGKRITTAFELSFAESMTKVVIIGIDCPDLNSSVMNQAFEALDNHDLVLGPAKDGGYYLVGLGRLIPDLFVGVSWGTSEVLQQTVDIAKSLNLTMAMLSQLTDVDRPEDLWVVSNLMGVGSRE, encoded by the coding sequence ATGATAGTTACAGAACGCCTAATTATTTTCAGCCGCTATCCAGAGCCCGGAAAGACTAAAACCCGGATGATACCAGCTCTAGGAGCGGATGGTGCGGCCAACCTTCAACGTCGGATGACGGAACATACTGTTGCCCAGGTCAAGGAATTAACAACTGGTCGCCCTGTGTCTGTAGAAATCCATTTTGCTGGTGGTAATCAACAGCTAATGGAGAATTGGTTAGGGTCGAATCTGGTCTATAAACCTCAGAGTGATGGGGATTTGGGCAAGCGAATCACAACGGCATTTGAGTTATCGTTTGCGGAAAGCATGACCAAAGTTGTGATCATTGGTATTGATTGCCCCGATTTGAATAGTTCGGTGATGAATCAGGCATTTGAGGCTCTAGACAATCATGATTTAGTACTTGGACCAGCCAAAGATGGCGGCTACTATCTGGTTGGTCTAGGTCGATTGATTCCAGATTTATTTGTGGGAGTGAGTTGGGGAACATCTGAAGTTTTGCAGCAAACCGTGGATATTGCTAAGAGTCTTAACCTAACTATGGCGATGCTTTCCCAGCTTACTGATGTTGACCGCCCAGAGGATCTATGGGTAGTATCAAATTTGATGGGAGTTGGGAGTAGGGAGTAG
- a CDS encoding cyanobactin class RiPP has protein sequence MGKKNLLPKQKSPIVRSTTAKPIPGLEETTLTEGMAGIIGGGSITPSYWGEDIMCNPFAGDGE, from the coding sequence ATGGGCAAAAAGAATTTATTACCTAAGCAAAAATCCCCGATCGTACGTTCCACTACCGCAAAGCCCATCCCGGGATTGGAAGAAACTACCCTGACGGAGGGCATGGCAGGCATCATCGGTGGGGGGTCAATCACCCCTTCCTATTGGGGGGAAGATATTATGTGTAATCCTTTTGCGGGGGACGGGGAGTAA
- a CDS encoding IS607 family transposase, protein MSGLTISIGEAASELGVSVKTLRRWADAGKIRSQRSPSGHRRFYVADIKHITPRNVGQIDDRITINYARISDQDQKEDLVKQIKILESFSTANGWQYETIQDSGSGINSQNKGLQKLLKRIMQGNVGRLVITHKDRLLRVSAELVFAMCEEFNTEVIIINKSSEDISLEQELVKDMMELITIFSEKLDSAKSYKM, encoded by the coding sequence ATGTCAGGGTTAACCATTAGTATTGGAGAAGCAGCCAGTGAGCTAGGGGTCTCAGTTAAAACCTTAAGGAGGTGGGCAGACGCAGGAAAAATTAGGTCACAACGCTCTCCCAGTGGCCATCGGCGATTTTATGTAGCCGATATCAAACACATTACACCACGGAATGTCGGTCAGATCGATGATCGCATAACCATTAACTATGCCCGTATTTCAGATCAAGACCAAAAAGAAGATTTAGTCAAGCAAATCAAGATTTTAGAGTCTTTTAGTACTGCTAATGGTTGGCAGTATGAAACAATTCAAGATTCAGGTTCCGGAATCAATTCCCAAAATAAAGGCTTACAGAAACTGCTCAAGCGCATCATGCAGGGGAATGTTGGCAGACTTGTAATTACTCACAAAGATAGGCTGCTTAGAGTTAGCGCTGAATTAGTCTTTGCTATGTGTGAAGAATTCAATACAGAAGTAATAATTATCAACAAGTCATCAGAAGACATCAGCCTTGAACAAGAATTAGTCAAAGACATGATGGAGCTGATTACAATATTTTCAGAAAAACTCGATAGTGCTAAGAGTTACAAAATGTAA